The Thermosynechococcus sp. genome has a segment encoding these proteins:
- a CDS encoding LptA/OstA family protein, whose protein sequence is MLRSGSQWSSCLLALSTLGVGLAIAPLCWQPAESQEAPSQALTILADVQQANAVTGVITARGNVQLRYPARQIQATAAQAQYFSREGRIVLSGNVYVWQQGNSLRADTITYLIREAKFVALPAPSRQVESILMIPDDPNQQILTPVQPQ, encoded by the coding sequence ATGTTGCGCTCTGGTTCCCAATGGTCATCCTGCCTCTTGGCATTGAGTACACTGGGAGTGGGGTTGGCAATAGCTCCCCTCTGCTGGCAGCCGGCAGAGTCCCAAGAAGCACCTTCCCAAGCCTTGACCATTTTGGCCGATGTGCAACAGGCAAATGCAGTCACGGGGGTGATTACGGCCCGGGGTAATGTGCAGCTACGCTATCCGGCCCGCCAAATTCAGGCCACAGCGGCACAGGCGCAATACTTCAGTCGCGAAGGTCGCATTGTCCTCAGTGGGAATGTGTACGTCTGGCAACAGGGGAACAGCCTCCGCGCCGATACTATCACTTATCTAATTAGGGAAGCAAAATTTGTGGCCCTACCGGCGCCCAGCCGCCAAGTTGAATCTATCCTGATGATCCCCGATGACCCTAACCAACAAATTCTTACACCTGTGCAGCCCCAATGA
- the holA gene encoding DNA polymerase III subunit delta, with translation MPVYFYWGEDQFRLEQAVKALRQAVVDPLWESFNFEKFAGEEAEAVQTALAQVMTPPFGAGDRLVWLVNTTLGQRCSAELLGDLALTLPQIPANCHLLLTSPQKPDSRSKAIKLLQQYGTIQEFSPIAAWKTAEIEQQIRKAAQRYQLHLPPEGVQLLAEAVGNDSRQLHNELEKLALFAGDRPLTTEDITTLVHATQQSSLTLASTLLRGDTAAALTQLEDLLLQNEPPLRLLATLTKQFRTWLWVKLLSHERDNQRLAKLAEVGNPKRVYFLQKEVNAVALPALQACLQILLATEYQLKLGAEPVATLRQGMIQLSLACSRRSWGDRSGGGDS, from the coding sequence ATGCCCGTTTATTTCTATTGGGGTGAGGATCAATTTCGGCTAGAGCAAGCAGTTAAGGCCCTACGTCAAGCAGTGGTTGATCCCCTGTGGGAGAGTTTTAACTTCGAGAAATTTGCCGGGGAAGAAGCCGAAGCGGTCCAAACAGCCCTAGCACAGGTGATGACACCGCCATTTGGGGCGGGCGATCGCTTGGTGTGGCTGGTGAATACGACCCTGGGTCAACGCTGTAGTGCGGAGCTACTTGGCGATTTGGCACTGACCTTGCCGCAAATTCCCGCCAACTGTCATTTGCTCCTCACCAGTCCCCAAAAACCCGACAGCCGTAGTAAAGCCATCAAGCTACTGCAACAGTATGGCACCATTCAGGAATTTAGTCCAATTGCCGCTTGGAAAACCGCTGAGATTGAACAGCAGATCCGTAAGGCAGCTCAACGCTATCAGCTGCACCTGCCCCCGGAAGGGGTACAACTGCTGGCAGAGGCCGTGGGTAATGACAGCCGCCAACTGCACAACGAACTAGAGAAATTGGCTTTGTTTGCGGGCGATCGCCCCCTTACCACTGAAGACATCACAACCCTTGTTCATGCCACCCAACAAAGCAGCCTCACCCTGGCCAGTACCCTGCTGCGGGGAGATACAGCTGCTGCCCTGACTCAACTGGAGGACTTGCTGCTACAAAATGAACCCCCGTTGCGCCTTTTGGCTACCCTGACAAAACAATTTCGCACCTGGTTGTGGGTCAAGTTGCTCAGCCATGAGCGGGACAATCAACGGCTTGCCAAGCTAGCAGAGGTGGGAAATCCGAAACGGGTCTATTTCTTGCAAAAAGAAGTGAACGCTGTTGCTCTGCCTGCCCTTCAGGCCTGTTTACAGATTCTCTTAGCCACGGAGTATCAATTAAAGCTAGGGGCTGAACCAGTGGCTACGCTACGCCAAGGGATGATTCAGCTTTCCTTGGCCTGCTCACGGCGTTCTTGGGGCGATCGCTCTGGCGGCGGTGACAGTTGA
- a CDS encoding metal-sensing transcriptional repressor: protein MSTESHSHFSPSVHSHPHHHSEESLRAIVNRLSRIEGHVRGIKTMVQDSRPCPEVLIQIAAVRGALDRVARLILDEHLDKCVTRAAQEGRIDQELAELKAALDHFLG from the coding sequence GTGAGCACTGAATCCCATTCCCATTTTTCCCCTTCTGTGCATTCCCATCCCCATCATCACAGTGAAGAATCCCTGCGGGCAATTGTCAATCGGCTTTCGCGGATTGAGGGACATGTGCGCGGCATCAAAACGATGGTGCAGGATAGTCGTCCTTGCCCCGAGGTGCTGATTCAAATTGCCGCTGTGCGGGGAGCATTGGATCGGGTGGCACGCTTAATTTTAGATGAACACTTAGATAAGTGTGTTACCCGCGCGGCTCAAGAGGGGCGCATTGATCAGGAACTCGCCGAACTCAAAGCCGCCCTTGATCATTTTTTGGGATAA
- a CDS encoding YggT family protein yields the protein MPAVVVVNWVLGIILAIFTLIFLGRIVLTWYPQINLTQGPLKVIYWLSEPVLAPTRRIVPPLGGVDISPIIWVGIVTLLRELLVGQQGLLFILFPPA from the coding sequence ATGCCTGCTGTTGTTGTGGTCAATTGGGTCCTGGGAATCATCCTCGCCATTTTTACCCTGATCTTTTTGGGGCGGATTGTCCTCACGTGGTACCCGCAAATTAACCTCACCCAAGGGCCATTGAAAGTGATTTACTGGCTCTCAGAGCCTGTGCTGGCACCCACCCGCCGCATCGTGCCGCCTCTCGGGGGAGTTGATATTAGCCCGATTATTTGGGTGGGGATTGTCACACTCCTGCGGGAATTACTTGTGGGGCAGCAGGGCCTGTTGTTTATCCTGTTTCCGCCGGCCTAG
- a CDS encoding DNA adenine methylase: protein METATILNPKPFLKWAGGKSQLLSQMAPYLPRQCCCYAEPFCGSAALYWYLFGKAQQGQFQFQQAHLSDRNPELINCYQIVRDRVEELIQKLTEYRQQHSEAFYYHVRGWDPQQLDPLTRAARLIYLNKTCFNGLYRVNRAGQFNVPMGRYRNPQIFDPEALRQASHALQGVKLTVADFQEVLTWAATGDFIYFDPPYYPLSKTANFTSYVSQPFGEAEQTALAKVVAELAQRRCYVMLSNAWVEPMLQLYRSWRCIELKASRVINSDRHKRGKVSELLVVTYCC from the coding sequence GTGGAGACAGCAACGATCCTCAACCCCAAGCCATTTCTCAAGTGGGCGGGGGGCAAGTCTCAATTACTGAGCCAAATGGCCCCCTACCTACCCCGTCAATGCTGCTGTTATGCTGAGCCATTTTGTGGCAGTGCAGCGCTCTATTGGTATCTCTTTGGCAAAGCCCAGCAAGGGCAGTTTCAATTTCAGCAGGCGCACCTGAGCGATCGCAACCCTGAACTCATCAACTGCTACCAAATTGTGCGCGATCGCGTTGAGGAATTGATTCAGAAACTTACAGAATATCGGCAACAGCATAGTGAAGCCTTTTACTACCACGTTCGGGGTTGGGATCCGCAGCAACTTGACCCGCTGACCCGTGCCGCTCGTTTGATCTATCTGAACAAAACCTGTTTTAACGGCCTCTATCGCGTTAATCGTGCGGGACAGTTCAACGTTCCTATGGGGCGTTATCGCAATCCCCAGATTTTTGATCCAGAGGCTTTGCGTCAGGCGAGTCATGCCCTTCAAGGTGTGAAACTAACTGTGGCCGATTTTCAGGAGGTCTTAACTTGGGCAGCGACGGGAGATTTTATTTACTTTGATCCGCCGTATTATCCGCTTTCCAAAACGGCTAATTTTACAAGCTACGTCAGCCAACCTTTCGGCGAGGCAGAGCAGACTGCCCTAGCTAAGGTGGTGGCTGAACTAGCTCAACGGCGATGCTACGTCATGCTGAGCAATGCTTGGGTTGAACCCATGCTGCAACTCTATCGCTCTTGGCGTTGCATTGAACTTAAAGCCAGCCGTGTCATCAACTCCGATCGCCATAAACGGGGTAAGGTTAGTGAACTATTGGTGGTCACCTATTGTTGCTAA
- a CDS encoding M48 family metallopeptidase, whose amino-acid sequence MPPPRVAPPAVLEISQLPPAAQVYWREVQSGSRLYTAQAVPLQLLVEQFPEFIPAQVRFAEFLAQQGSLKEAYAHLEKAASLYPDQPDIQRSLIALYDRQQQWLEAALAAQRFALLNPDHPATPEFEQLAAERMQRFRRRLQGQLREGMVVGALTGLVGVALTGNPLLSLNSIQMMTLMMQGESALGRSAARHISRQVKLLEDAEVQTYVNEVGQRLAKVAGRNEFEYEFFVIKDNDLNAFALPGGKIFINSGAILKANTEAELAGLLAHEIAHTVLSHGFRLMSQGTATANLTRLLPAGGYVTGILVTSYSREMEREADILGTQILARAGYAADGLLNLMHTLKQEYRHQEPPLPWFSTHPPTNERIRYIRGLMGDRGYTPFAFEGVERHQGIQAHLRALVDPPNPPKSKRETPRTPQ is encoded by the coding sequence GTGCCACCACCCCGTGTCGCACCTCCCGCTGTACTGGAAATTAGTCAACTGCCCCCGGCAGCCCAAGTCTATTGGCGAGAAGTTCAGTCTGGCTCCCGACTTTACACTGCCCAGGCTGTACCGCTACAGCTGCTGGTGGAGCAATTTCCGGAGTTTATTCCTGCTCAAGTGCGGTTTGCTGAGTTTCTGGCTCAGCAGGGTTCCCTCAAAGAGGCCTATGCCCATCTAGAGAAGGCCGCCAGTCTCTATCCCGACCAGCCAGACATTCAACGCAGCCTGATTGCGCTCTACGATCGCCAGCAGCAGTGGCTGGAAGCAGCGCTTGCCGCCCAGCGGTTTGCCCTCCTGAATCCTGATCATCCTGCTACACCGGAATTTGAGCAACTGGCCGCAGAGCGCATGCAACGGTTCCGGCGCCGTCTTCAAGGGCAATTGCGCGAAGGCATGGTTGTGGGTGCCCTCACCGGCCTAGTCGGTGTCGCCCTCACGGGCAATCCCCTGCTGTCTTTGAACTCGATTCAAATGATGACCTTGATGATGCAAGGGGAGTCTGCCCTAGGCCGCTCAGCGGCGCGGCATATTAGCCGCCAAGTCAAGCTCCTTGAGGATGCGGAAGTACAGACCTATGTCAATGAAGTCGGGCAGCGCCTTGCCAAAGTGGCCGGTCGCAATGAATTTGAGTATGAATTTTTTGTGATAAAAGACAATGATCTCAACGCCTTTGCCCTTCCCGGCGGCAAGATCTTTATCAACTCTGGTGCAATTCTCAAAGCGAATACCGAAGCGGAACTTGCAGGATTACTTGCCCACGAAATTGCCCATACAGTCCTCTCCCACGGTTTTCGCTTGATGAGCCAAGGCACGGCCACTGCCAACTTGACGCGGTTATTACCCGCTGGTGGCTATGTGACAGGGATTCTCGTAACTAGCTATAGTCGTGAAATGGAGCGAGAGGCGGATATTTTGGGCACACAGATTCTTGCCAGGGCAGGCTATGCTGCTGATGGCCTACTTAACCTAATGCACACCCTCAAACAGGAATACCGCCATCAGGAGCCACCGCTACCGTGGTTTTCCACGCACCCCCCTACTAATGAGCGCATTCGCTATATTCGTGGTTTGATGGGCGATCGCGGGTACACCCCCTTTGCCTTTGAGGGAGTCGAACGGCACCAAGGAATTCAAGCGCACTTGCGTGCCCTTGTGGATCCCCCCAATCCCCCAAAATCCAAACGGGAAACTCCCAGGACACCCCAATAG
- a CDS encoding YdiU family protein, which yields MSQHRFQALEYEPAFLSLGEEYWDEVQPATFPQHILRFRNDTLLPLMGLDAAEVTDADFIAAFGQFQGREPFLAMRYHGYQFGEYNPRLGDGRGFLYGQFRGVDGQLYDLGTKGSGTTPYSRGGDGRLTLKGGVREVLASELLHRLGVRTFRSLSLVETRESLWRGDEPSPTRSSVLVRLGRSHIRFGTFERLHYLRRPDLIRRLLDHVIDYYYPHLLEIPDPKERDCAFYRELVARTADLAAQWLVAGFCHGVLNTDNMAITGESFDYGPYVFLERYDLGFTAASFDYYGRYAYGNQPAICAWNLEKLQIPLSWVIPLEEMATALKTFGDRCQTTYLKLMLKRLGWADLPLELGRSLVAQTQAFLSRSIISYPQFFISLRQEFSPEWAADVGHLFSGSPTLTPADQKLLEAWKRCYFELLQQATPPQRAAIPQTLRAANPLVILTRPHIEQIWQAIDQEDDWSRFTATLELMQA from the coding sequence ATGTCTCAACACCGTTTTCAAGCCCTTGAGTATGAGCCTGCCTTTCTTTCCCTAGGGGAAGAGTACTGGGACGAGGTACAACCAGCAACATTTCCGCAGCATATCCTGCGTTTTCGCAATGATACTCTCTTACCCTTGATGGGCTTGGATGCCGCTGAAGTAACCGATGCCGATTTTATTGCCGCCTTTGGCCAGTTTCAGGGGCGAGAACCCTTTTTGGCGATGCGTTACCACGGCTATCAGTTTGGGGAATATAACCCCCGTTTAGGAGATGGTCGCGGGTTTCTCTATGGCCAGTTTCGCGGTGTGGATGGTCAACTGTATGACCTTGGCACAAAGGGTTCTGGCACCACACCCTATTCGCGAGGGGGGGATGGTCGCCTTACATTAAAAGGGGGTGTCCGCGAAGTTTTGGCCAGTGAACTGCTGCATCGCTTGGGGGTGCGTACCTTTCGCAGTCTCAGTTTAGTGGAAACGAGGGAATCCCTGTGGCGAGGGGATGAGCCATCGCCGACACGATCGAGTGTCTTGGTGCGCCTGGGGCGCTCCCATATCCGCTTTGGTACCTTTGAGCGGCTCCACTATCTGCGGCGACCAGATTTGATTCGACGGTTGCTCGACCACGTCATTGACTACTACTATCCCCATTTGCTAGAGATCCCAGACCCCAAGGAACGGGATTGTGCTTTCTATCGTGAACTGGTGGCACGCACAGCGGATCTGGCGGCACAGTGGTTGGTGGCGGGCTTTTGCCATGGTGTTTTGAACACCGATAATATGGCGATCACGGGTGAAAGTTTTGACTATGGTCCCTATGTTTTTTTGGAACGGTATGATTTAGGATTTACGGCAGCCTCCTTTGACTACTATGGCCGATATGCCTATGGCAATCAACCGGCAATTTGTGCTTGGAATCTGGAGAAACTGCAAATTCCGCTGTCTTGGGTCATTCCCCTTGAGGAAATGGCAACAGCTCTGAAAACCTTTGGCGATCGCTGTCAAACCACCTATTTGAAACTGATGCTCAAACGCCTCGGTTGGGCAGATCTTCCCCTAGAGCTTGGCCGTTCCCTCGTAGCGCAGACCCAAGCTTTCCTCAGTCGCAGCATCATCAGTTATCCTCAATTCTTTATCAGCTTGCGGCAGGAATTTTCCCCAGAGTGGGCTGCCGATGTGGGTCATCTCTTTTCGGGCAGCCCAACCCTGACACCAGCAGATCAGAAATTGCTAGAGGCTTGGAAAAGATGCTACTTTGAGCTATTGCAGCAGGCAACTCCACCACAGCGGGCAGCAATTCCCCAGACCTTACGGGCAGCCAACCCCCTTGTCATCCTCACTCGTCCCCACATCGAACAGATTTGGCAAGCCATTGATCAGGAGGATGATTGGTCGCGATTTACGGCAACTCTTGAGCTAATGCAGGCATGA
- a CDS encoding lipid-A-disaccharide synthase-related protein has translation MKRLLCLSNGHGEDAIASITLQALKERCPDVDLMALPLVGLGSAYTRLGIPLLHPGKVLPSGGFIYMDLRHLWRDLKAGLLGLLGSQIRTIQAWQQLGGHLLAVGDIVPLLLAYGSGGTYSFIGTAKSDYYLWDGTGRPYGWGMGWAGSDYLPWERWLWRSPRCRGIFIRDELTAKGLRQLGYTVHYCGNPMMDLVMPPPEQSPFTTKTIVLLPGSRAPEAYRNWQHILGVLTPHHDQPLTCLAAVSPSLDLQLLEQSLEGWQPIASPLPKTTAWRLGQQQLILSSHHFREFLHWAEGAIALAGTATEQCVGLGKPVVTFAGEGPQFTRRFARRQKRLLGESIFFLDDPLEALPTLWSIWRDSELLARIAANGVERMGRPGASDRIAARLLEILNG, from the coding sequence ATGAAGCGACTCCTTTGCCTTAGTAATGGTCACGGTGAGGACGCGATCGCCAGTATCACTTTACAAGCCCTGAAAGAGCGTTGCCCAGATGTAGATCTAATGGCGTTGCCCTTGGTGGGCTTAGGGTCTGCCTATACTCGGCTCGGTATTCCGCTCTTGCACCCAGGAAAAGTGCTGCCCTCCGGTGGATTTATCTACATGGATTTACGGCATTTATGGCGGGATCTCAAGGCTGGTCTGCTGGGACTTTTAGGATCGCAGATTCGCACCATCCAAGCTTGGCAGCAGTTGGGAGGGCATCTTTTGGCGGTGGGGGATATTGTGCCATTGTTGCTGGCCTATGGCAGTGGCGGCACCTACAGTTTTATTGGCACTGCCAAGTCTGACTATTACCTTTGGGATGGGACAGGGCGCCCCTATGGTTGGGGAATGGGTTGGGCAGGCAGTGACTATCTTCCCTGGGAACGGTGGTTGTGGCGATCGCCCCGCTGTCGCGGCATTTTTATTCGCGATGAGTTAACCGCCAAAGGGTTGCGGCAATTGGGTTACACGGTTCACTACTGTGGCAATCCAATGATGGACTTAGTGATGCCCCCCCCTGAGCAATCCCCCTTTACCACTAAAACTATTGTGCTGCTGCCGGGGTCTCGTGCCCCCGAGGCCTACCGCAATTGGCAACACATTCTAGGGGTACTGACACCCCATCACGATCAGCCCCTGACATGTCTTGCCGCCGTCAGTCCCAGCCTTGATTTACAGCTTCTTGAGCAGAGTCTGGAGGGTTGGCAACCGATAGCCAGTCCATTACCCAAGACCACCGCATGGCGGTTGGGTCAGCAACAACTGATCTTAAGTTCACACCACTTTCGGGAATTTCTGCATTGGGCAGAAGGGGCAATTGCCCTTGCCGGCACCGCAACCGAGCAGTGTGTGGGCCTCGGCAAGCCGGTGGTGACATTTGCCGGTGAAGGCCCCCAATTTACCCGTCGTTTTGCCCGCCGTCAAAAACGCCTACTGGGGGAGTCCATCTTTTTTCTGGATGATCCCCTAGAAGCCCTCCCTACCCTCTGGAGTATTTGGCGAGATTCTGAGTTACTAGCTCGAATTGCCGCTAACGGTGTCGAGCGTATGGGGCGTCCAGGAGCGAGCGATCGCATTGCTGCCCGCCTGCTAGAAATACTCAATGGTTGA